The following DNA comes from Ricinus communis isolate WT05 ecotype wild-type chromosome 10, ASM1957865v1, whole genome shotgun sequence.
AGAGGGACTTTTCAGCAAAGATCTTCCCTACAAACAAGTAAGAGATTAGTTACacagataaaaataaatcaaaatgagCAGCAACCAAATTCTAggaatttcttcttcttttttttccttaaaaaaaaaaaaaaaaaacttaattagCGATTACATTAGAGTCACAACACAATATTTTCATCAACTAGGATCTGAAAGCAATCTTACTTAAAATTATCAGCAATCCAACTAGCAATGTCCTTCataccaaatataaaaatcaatatttataatatcagAGGCAATTAATCATCCAAAATAGTCAGAGATTAGACAGCTGGCTggcataaatatattaataatcaattcAAGATACACAATCActcattattataattatagtacataattaaataaaccaaacaaattcagtccttgtattaaaaaattaaacatataaaatcataaatgaATCTTGTAGCCGTATTtaagccaaaaaaaaaaagagatattaCGAGAAAACGGCTGTTTcttcaaaaagaaagagagaccGGAGGTGGTGATACGATCAGTGGTGGTGGTGCCATGGGAGCCGGTTGATTGAGATTTGAAAATAACAGAGGAAAGACGTATTCCTGATATTGCGTAATACACCATTTCTCTCTGATTAGACGGTtgttttagagagagaaagagagggatCTCACTCAGTGATAAGAAAAGCAGCAGTAGCAGTAGCAAGTAACGAGAGAAGCGTGAGCCAAaggaatattagaaaataatagagaGAGATTTTgttgttaataaaatatatgtttctttcttttgctaCTGATCGTCTTGTTAAGCTTAAGTTTCCAAAACGCCAAAATGGGGAATGCAAGTGAAGTAATACGTGTGCAGTGGGGAGTTGCATGGGGGATGGGGCTTGTGGGTCCTTCTACATTCACTCTGCACCGTTAATCATCTGcagatattttatatttatattttattttattttatcgtTTTCGATTTCGATTTCCCAATAGAGTAGGGCAGCTAAGGTCCGGTCCGATTCGGGTTACATTTACCTTATGGTGGTGTTGAAAAATTATATCCTCAGAGAGCGGGCCCCCTCCGGAAATCCTTGAGCAATTAGCTGTGCTTGCTGTTGCGAATCCGAACCGCTaccataaaaaagaagaaaccgACTAAATTGGTTTTGgttaatttattgttattactGTTTGTTTGACTGATAATCGTTGGTTCGGTTTTGCGGATCTTTGGGTCCACCCGAAGGGTAGCGAGCAGCAGGTAGATGAGAAAGAAATTGAGTGAGGTGAGCCACGTGGGCTATTGTCGTTTTACTTATAAAGGGTTGATGATGGTAATCTGGGCAAATAGTGACTCAACAAAAAGATTAGAAATGAAAGGCGATGATGCTTCGTTATATTTGGGCCTACTGCTCACTGAGTGGCACTCAGGTTTCTTGCTTTTTAACTTTCAGGACTGCCAAGGCCctttttggttttcttttcttttgggtattattctttttctttttggtataTATCTTTCTGCAACAAATTAAATcgattttgaaataaagacaAAAAAGTATCTgacaatcaaataaaaacgtcataaataaatttacattattaaatacaaaaatgcaATATTATTgggtattatatttttatatattttttccttttgttttcaCATGTCATGACCTTGAGATATCAATTTAAATTGTTATGTAAATGATCATCactttagaaattaattacaagATTTTTAATTGGAAGGTGATCGTTCTGAAAATGTACAGTAGTTAAGATTCAAGCCCATACTCCCATTATGATTCAGATAATCAAATCTATTGCATAATTTTCTCACCTACTGGAAACGAATCTTTGCTGATTTGTTTGATTCCAATAATTATTGCATCCTACAGACAGCACCATATTCAGTATCTGattcaaaattcaatattttttataatctattaattaaaatttcaaatcttCAAACTTAGATCAAATATCTTATAATCCTTTCATTTATTTAGTGCCTGAGATTATTAGTAAGAtgaaactattttaaaaataaatttaagctcgagataaataaataaataaaacttctaACTAAAAATTTGTGATTGTTTCTAGGCTAATCTACATTATTGCATAACCCAACtcattgatttaaaaaaataatctcaataacaaatataatacTTGAAAGAAAACAAGTATAATTTCAATTTGGTAAAGGAATGTAACTTAAAAGATAAGAGTAAACATATTTGATTAAGAACAATTACCAGTGACTGAATTGGAAGAAGCAGTTGGCGACACAAACAAGGCATAAGCAACAAAGAAAAATGTGCATGGAATCGTAACCAGGGTAGAGAATGAGAACTTAGAACTGAGAAAGAATGACCCTAACTTCTACACGAAAAAGGGTTTCACCACATTCTCAAGAATGGAAAATATCCCATGTCATAATCAGAAGTGCAAGTGTCataaaaaattgcaaattcTCCTCTTCAATAAAATGACTACCAAACAATTCCTGTCTTTATTTAATACAAAACATAAGGATGCATTTTTGGGTATGTTTCCACCTTTCCTCCATCATATGGTTACGAGTTGTTCAAACaagtttaaagaaaataacagaTGGAGTAAGAGAACAGCATGAGCCTAGCTGGTTCTCACACTTGTCACTGGTGTTTCAGTGTGCCATTTTTACTTGAAAGTTGCACTTACCAAAAGCAAAAATAGCCACTCCCACTAGGCACTTGGCCCAGTTGCAAAACCTCTGGCTCCCGCAAAAGGGGCTCCAGATCAAGCTCTCAACAAGGAAATAAGACAATAATCCTCTCATTTGCTTGGTTTAGCTGCTTCAGCAATGCAACTTCACTACTGATGCTATGCAGTTTAGCAATTGTCCCCACGCTCTATAAAAGGAcatgaaaaagagaaaatgacaGTGTTGAAAATATATCTCCCAAGCAGTTGAATCTGGCTGATTTTCTCAAGAGTTTCTTCTAACCATATTTCCCTTGAATGTTCAGTCCAATTCAATAAACCATCAACTCACAAAAGAAAGCAATTAACTGAAAACATCTGCATTGCAAAATTAGACGTCTgacttttattataaaaagttaacCACCATAATCAGCATATTCTGCAAATACCACACATAAGCAGGTGTTGCAGAGAACAAATAAAGTTCATTCCTAGTTATTGCATATATTCTTGAATGAACTTGTACTAAAATAGTATATGATAGCATTAGTCCCTAATGTACACCAAGATGCTTACCAAGGAAATCCATGCATCAGGGACATCAAGGATTAATTTCCATGAATAGAATGAAATGCCTGCCTACATTTGGAAAGCATCAAGACACCGTTGttgtatattttatcaaaaaatctTAAGTTACTTGTTGAAGTTGTCAGTATCACGAACAAGCTTCATTGAGGGAAGCAAAATTGCTGCCACTGGATTATTCTCTTGTCCGCCACCTTCATCAATAATCAATCTAAGACCTTCAATATGAAGTTTTCCATGATGACCACTAACCACAATGGTTGGCTTCTCAACTAATTCCTGTGAGGCATCAAACATTTTAGTTAAATTGCTCATCAACAGAACATCATCTAAAAGCATATGAGAGTTTATCCGGATGCAATCAACCATCCATCACCTTTGGAATGTCCCACACATTCTTCCTCCCACTAAGAGCCTCTATCTTGGGCACCCTGGTGTCCTTGACTTTCAAAAATGCAAGCTGTTCTTCAacatttttccctttttctaaACCAGCATGCACAGCAATCAATTTACAGTGTTTCATTCCTTCTTCATTCTCAATGCATACATCTTcctggaaaaaagaaattgcacaTTACCAAGACCAACTAATTTTCCACGTGTCTTCTTAGAGTGAAATTGAAGTTGCTGAAAATCTAGAAATCAGCAATCAAGGAAACACAAAGAATATGCAGTCAAACaaattagtaataattttagttttgtaGCTCCTGTCAGAATCTCTGCTAATCATTTATCAGAGTTTTGTAAGAGGAGAGAAAATCAGAGGAAACTAGTCTTGCCTCTTCATGAATCCAGACCATATCAACCAGAAACTTCTTGTGTTCATCAGGAACCACCTTTATTAAATCTGTATGCAACAattattcaattcaaaatttaatattacagAAGCAGAGCACTAGTTAAAAACACTACAATCTCATCTCAATTTTGAAATGGCAAGTGAGCAAAAAATAATCCAACCTCACAAGAAAACCAGTTATTGTCTATTATATTCATCGGGCACTGTattgaaaatatcaaaatattaagaatGAAATTGCCTCAAACACAAATGTGCTAGTAGCAAAATGATAAATCAAAAGCTAAACCAACAACTCGATTAGCAAATGTTCAAAAGAAGATGCACAAGAGACCACAAGTTCAAAAACAAGAACCCACTTCACACCCAGACACAGTTCACAATTTTGTGCTAAAACTCATATCAACTAATCTCCATAGTCCACTTGCCACTTAATACGAAAAGCAAAATATACAACCAAATCAAAGTGGTCATCACAGAGGAAAATCGAAAAAGTATAAAACCCAAGAAACCACCATGGATATAaggttaaagaaaaactcaatTTATTACCAAAAACAGAAGAGGAGAAAAACTCAATTTACCATAAgaaatcaagaaagaaaaataattcacatACATACCAGCAGATCCATGTGGGACTCCATAGGACTCAAAAGTAGGACCAGCATCATAAATAGAACCCTTATATTCAGTCCCTTTAGCAACATTAAACTTAACCTTAATATTCCCAGCCCATCTCCTCCCTTGCAAATACATATTCTCGTATCCAACTCCCTTATACCACCCTTCTCTTTCCTCGTTCAGTTCATACTCCTTCCATCCTTCTTGAAATAACATACCGTTTCCAGGCTCAGGTAAAAGTCCAAGAAAAGCTGCAAAAGCAAGGTCATGATTACCAGATAAAAAGACATGCTTTTGATTTGGATAAAAAGATGGtaactttattaaaaaatcaagaacTTTCTTTGTATCTGGACCGCGATCACAGTAATCACCCAAAAAGATTACAAGGGCAGAGTTAAAATCTTGTGGGTTTACTATGGCCTCAAGATTAGACCATAATTTCTGAAGCTTCGAAAAGTAGCCATGAATGTCGCCAATGCAAATGACTACTCTGGGTTTGGGTTTGCTGTTGGTGGTGGTGATTGTAGAGATTGTGCTTGTCATATTGTATGcatatatttacatattacATGCAAATATGTTACAGAGATTTTGTTTTCGGTTGAAAAAAGATGATTAGCTGATCTAACAGAGAGAGGTTGTTGGCTGTTAGTTTGAAGATTGGAACTGTATATTGGTCTTCCTGTGTGTGGATATTCTAGGATTACTTTTATAGTTCTGGTAAGAAACGTCTTCGTAAGCACAGTTAATTTGCTGAGAATGGAAGTAAAAAGAGTTTGTCCGTTTGGAGCCGAGGTAAATTCATCAGCGGTTACCTGCAGTAGAAAAGGGTTAACATTTCACCTACCAGATTAACGTGGACGGTCTTTGGGCCTTCAGTTTCTTAATTTCATTTCTCTACCTTCCCAGTTTTTTTAGATTGAAAATGAATTGGGTAGTTCACTTGTACGTTCATGAATTTGACAGGTTTAGTTTCAATTCCGAAAGACAACCTTGCAGGCCCaagaataaagagaaaatatctTTACTTGGTTTTGCAATATAACAAGCTTTGTGACCTAATTATTAAAAGGTAGATagtattttagaaatattttaaaattaataaaaatattattcttaatgtgtaaatttttcttttcaaaaatattttttttaatatattttttttaaaatacagtGTGGTTTATTGTTTTACCAACAATTAAAacagtatttttaaaaaaaattaaaaaatatatttttgatattttcacatattaaaaacaaaaataaatttacaacgttttttataaaaaaaactataggtatttttgttattttttgtaagacatataactataattaaaacaaaatattttcatttttcttgaaaatcaatacAAAATCTACAAGAGAACATTATTACTCAAATTAACAGTGTTAATCTAAATTAGAACAAATTAAAGTAGCAGTCTATATGAGGAAAACAATTCAGAACATATATTGCAATCCTTaggaataatttaaaattcattggTAGATGagatgattttttaatattgagaAGAAGAGATACTTTACATTTGGTAGAAATATCTTCAAAAGGAGCAATATTTTCATTTGGTTGCTGCAAGAAGCAGTTTGTCTATAGCAGGTAGTAACTTAGAAAATTTGCAAGTACATAATTTACtatttggaaaagaaatttcttatGTATCAAGAAGAGTAAGTTAAATACCCACCATATTGCTTGGCAAAATCCCATTTATCATAATGGAAAAATACTTAAAGTGCGgatcaatattttattttggagaaAGTACAACAAACATACTTCTGATTtgatcattttttaatttttattacataattcctttttttataaatcgaTAAATGTCATTTAGTTcgttaaaagaattaaaaatattgtcaTAATACAATTAGTTTACTTATGGGACATTTGtataatagaaga
Coding sequences within:
- the LOC8278161 gene encoding tyrosine-protein phosphatase RLPH2, translated to MTSTISTITTTNSKPKPRVVICIGDIHGYFSKLQKLWSNLEAIVNPQDFNSALVIFLGDYCDRGPDTKKVLDFLIKLPSFYPNQKHVFLSGNHDLAFAAFLGLLPEPGNGMLFQEGWKEYELNEEREGWYKGVGYENMYLQGRRWAGNIKVKFNVAKGTEYKGSIYDAGPTFESYGVPHGSADLIKVVPDEHKKFLVDMVWIHEEEDVCIENEEGMKHCKLIAVHAGLEKGKNVEEQLAFLKVKDTRVPKIEALSGRKNVWDIPKELVEKPTIVVSGHHGKLHIEGLRLIIDEGGGQENNPVAAILLPSMKLVRDTDNFNK